Within Limanda limanda chromosome 1, fLimLim1.1, whole genome shotgun sequence, the genomic segment TTTTGCCAGAAACTGTTTCTGGACCAAGTGTGTTTACAACTAAAGTTTAAAGGTCACAGAACTTCCTCTAACAGAATAggaataaaaaatctaaatcacttACTCTTTAACAGAATAGTAATAAGAATCAAGCACTTTACCCTTAGCTGGTGTTGTTTTAGCTCTCAGTCACttgagtgaaactgaaaacaataaGCAAAAATCAATAGACAAACtctcaataaacaaacaagcttCAATCTCATACCATTCAAGGTAAGGCCAAAACAGTTCAAACTATCAATCTAAAACAGCAGATACAATAGTAATCTAGCAGAGAAGCTTATTAAAGAAGATACTTTGCCTGAATCCAAGTGGTCCAGTAGAATGAAACCCCAGAAGTTAAAATGCACACTGAGGTTCTCTGGTTTTGAGAAGGTTTTTAATCCCTAACTCAGCTGTGCTGACCACTCCCCCTGCTCAGGAGGGAATCTCAGACACCTGGTGCTAATAGGGCAATCTCAAACACAATAGGAACCTGTGCCTTTAATCAGTGACAGTTTTGCCAGAAACTGTTTCTGGACCAAGTGTGTTTACAACTAAAGTTTAAAGGTCACAGAACTTCCTCTAACAGAATAggaataaaaaatctaaatcacttACTCTTTAACAGAATAGTAATAAGAATCAAGCACTTTACCCTTAGCTGGTGTTGTTTTAGCTCTCAGTCACttgagtgaaactgaaaacaataaGCAAAAATCAATAGACAAACtctcaataaacaaacaagcttCAATCTCATACCATTCAAGGTAAGGCCAAAACAGTTCAAACTATCAATCTAAAACAGCAGATACAATAGTAATCTAGCAGAGAAGCTTATTAAAGAAGATACTTTGCCTGAATCCAAGTGGTCCAGTAGAAtgatttggcaataaaaaagcctttcttagtcaagcatcgttttgtgcacttttttgaaaaaagtatcggttcaggcaccgtttaggcaccggtatcgttttaaaagtatcggttaggaaccggtatcggataaaaaccaaacgatacccatccctagcgAATTGTACCCTCAGTTCCTTGTTCTTAGCTGACAGGAGTGGCACCCGACTcggtcttctgctgctgtagccCACCTGCTTCAACGTTCGACGTGTTGTGCGTTCAGAGATGGTATTCTGCATACCTTGGTTGTGTATCGAGTGGTTATCTGAGTTACTGTTGCCTTTCTATCATCTCAAACCACTCTGCccattctcctctgacctctgacatcaACTAGGTATTTTTATCCACACAACTGTCTGCCGCTCACtggatattttctctttttcggACCAGTCTCTGTAAACCCGAGAGATGGTTGTGCTTGAAAATCCCAGTAGATCAGCCGAAATACACAGACTAGCCCGTCTGGCACCAACAACCATGCCACGTTCAAAGTCACTTAAATCCCCTTTCTTCCCAAATTCTGATGCTCGGTTTGAACTTCAGCAAGTCGTCTTCACCACATCTAGATGCCTAAATTAATTGAGTTGCTGCCATGTGATTGGCCTACTAGCTTTTTGTGTTAACAAGCATTGAACAGTTGTGCCTAATAAAGTGTCTGGAGagtgtatatataataaaatattaagttttatttgtatagcgccaaatctgACAGGTTTGACAACATACCTGTGATGGATTCCTTGGTTGATGTGCTTTTCAGAGCTGGGAGAGGAGTACTGCCCACCATCCCAGTACCTCCTGCCAGTGCTGGAGAATGACTGTGCCAAACAGAACTGTGACCAGTGGGATGGTTTGGAGGAGGCCTGGCAGGTACATAAGGAACATGTGTATGGCTTACTGTAGAGCTGTTAACATGGACCTATACGTCATTGCCGCTAAACTGCAGACTGTTATTTAaactttcctctctttctgttgCAGAACAAATTCAGTGACTACGAGAAGAGAAAGGTGTGTGACTCCAGTTGCCTCAATAACCATCAGATTTCCATCTGATAGTAGTTTTTCAGGTTGTGAacatgggtaattttactttgtCCCATCCTGTAAACTAAAAAAGTCCCCTTCCTCCAGCACAATAAGCTTTTGGATACCGGATTTTATCCACCAACGAAACATGTCTCATTGCAGACATAAATGCCACACAAGCTGGCATGGTTGTATAAAGGTCACAGCGAAAACAGTAAATGAAACTTCACACTTGTGCTTAAAGCTGCACCAATCTTGTATATTGTGAGAGTTGCCACTTGTGGTGACAGAGCCTCAGCGAATTATAAACAAATGTGCAGTTTCCTCCAGCTCTAAGCAGCTTTTTAGCATCTTTAAGCCCAGTTTTTGGTTTCAGTCTTACTGCACTCATCAGCAAGGATTGCAGCAGCAGTCACCTGTTTGCATTAAGAACACTGTGATAAACCTTCTACCCCATATCCCAGTATGTATTTACACCTGTAATTACAACAAATTTTAACACATTGAGATCTGATCTCTGTTCAACTTGCATTGAATTCTCATCACAACCTGTCCTCTACTGTATGCGTCTAGGGTGCATTCACACCTTTACTTTCATGTGGTCAAGCTCAATCGGAACACCCAAAACACCTTTTGCAAGGGAATACACTTCAGGTACCAGCTTGTAAAGATGTGGTTGTGTGTTCGACGGATGATGCTTTTCAAGCCACATTGAGCCAGTTATGTCAAAGTGATATGAGGTCGGACAGAGATTTCCAGCTTGGACATTTTGGTTGATTCTGTAGGGATCTGAAGTGCAAAGTTGAATTATAATGTAACAATTATATAATTCTCCTCAGAGGGTTCTTGGTTACTTATTATTGATATAGTCCAGCCTGGAACTATTTGGAGAACAATTGTTGGGGTCAACAAAGTAAGAATACATGCAAATAacataacaaaattaaaacggtcattaaataataaataaaataattaaaatgctCAAAGTGAAGCAAGACCAACCATAATAAAACCTAGAATTACGTTAAATCATGGAAAACATTGCAATACAAGCACATTTTAAGCTCCGATTCAAAGTAAGCTCCCATATTTCCATGGGAACACCCTTCCACGGCCTTGGAGGTCTTATTTCCCGTTTGCTCTGGTAAACTGCTGCAGTACTAGATAACAGCAAAGCTTTCTTTTAAAATAGATACGTGTGAATGCAATATATCGACACTGACATGTTTCTCCATTCTTCAGGatcagaagcagcaggagaaactGGCCTTTGAGCGGCACTTCGTAGAGAGGCAAGACGAACATACCCAGCTTGTGCTCATGAACACTTCCCGCAAGGAGAACATACTCAACTCAGTTCGACAGGTACACTACATAATCTGTGTGCAGCTTATGAGTCGTGCTCTCCTGTTCATAGTCTGTGCCCTCAGAACAAACATGTCACATAATAAAAAGGGTGAAAAACCCAATGCACAACACAAAATAAGGCACACCTAAGTCTATGTTTAAATCTTTAGTAACCAAATCCCATGAGAAGATCAAAACCTGTGGCACATTCATTTCGTACTGAAGACAATACAAATTGAAAAACAGGCTCAACAATGTCCAACAATGGCTCTATAGAGCTCTATGGCACTGAATTAGGCTTTTTTAGGATATTTATACAATACAAACAACACatacattgttgttttatttctatcACAGGATTTgtaacaaaaaaactaaatgtatatacatatatttacatgGGTATTGTTTTTGGTATGTTTTAAAGTCTATGGTGgagtttttgtttcttcttgtgGCTGTTCTCTGATGGAACTACCTTCATAGCCTGATATCTGATGCTAAACCAGCTATTGACAGGGAAGAAGAACAAAAAGCTAGTCAGCTAGTCTCAAACTACCCACTGAAGTAACTACCACTTACAGAGGTCTTTCTAATCagttacttttaaaaacagGTTTGTGTTGATTTCAGACTTTACACATTAGTCTATTATATGTCTGATATGTAGGAGCAGGAGCGTATGGAGTATGGAGTCAGCCAACAGCAGAGGACTCAAGAAGCCGacaggctgctggtgctgcaAAAAGTGAGACAAGCTGAAGACGGCATCAGCAGCCGTATCAGCAACATGCTGATGGACAACCAGCGGTAAGACCTGATAGAAGTGGCTGTGTTGGCTTTCAAAAACAGGGTCCACAGATGCATCTCTGTTtactactttttatttatttctgtctttccaGGCAGAAAAAGAGCACAGAGTTTCTTCAAGCCATGGAGGAAGATCGGTAAGTGGACAGTTGGATATTACAGCAAAAAGATACAGAAGGAGACAATCGCACACATGGCAGCATTCACTTTCAAGATTTAGTATGTGTGCAGAGCACTTTGCACGTACTCTTAAATAAGACAAACTTTTaaacaacacacagtgaaaagatATTAAAACTTTCATATTAATAGATATTGTGAATCTGAGCTTAGATGGTAGAACTTCTATCAGGTAGTTTGTAAGCAAAGAACCACACCACCTTACAACCACAAGTAACGTTTTTCAGTTCCAACAAATCCAACAGAGTGAGAcattcttgttgttcttttcTCATCACTGTAGAAACTTTCTGTTTTTGAACCATGACCTACAGTATTTGAATCAACAAATAAACTAATGTCTTCTATCTTCGTGGTAAAACTAAAAGaacaaagcagcactgggttgAGTGAAATGTTGATTGGATAGATGAAAATTGTATTTGGTTCAGACATTCATGGCCCCCTCAGGATTAATTATGGTGATGGAAATTTAAACCTATCCAGCATTTTTGTATCAGCCTCGGCTGTACCTTGAGATGAAGAACGTGGTTGTGTTGGTCACATGGTTTCATGCCGATGTAAGAATTTGGCTTAGAGCATGTCACAACCTCAGATCTGCTGGTGAAGCTTTCTAAACTAGTGTTTAGTGGGTATCATTGTGTATTGCTGTTTGCAACAGTGTCTATTCTGATACTTGTTTCCaaatttgacacacacacacaccacattaGTAGTGGTAAAggaatttaattatattatttctacatttcatAATGGTTTTCTTTTCAGCCATCTAGCACCGTGTTTACTGGTAAaccataaaaatataaatgttgaaTCCCCATACAGGATCCGTATGGAGCATCTGACTGCCATCACACAGGAAGAGGCCACTTcactgaggaagagggaggTGGCAGGTGAGCAGCTTGTCTGTCAAACCTTCACTTATATTTGGAGCAGCTGTTTATAAGTGTGTTCATCAACACACTAAGAAATATTTGTTGTTGGTAATAATTGATTTCTCAAAACAATGTATACACTCCGTTATAGTTACATCTGGCTAAAACAAATGCAGTCTAATAAACCAATATGTAGTTTGTTCACTTTCTAATGAAATCTTATAGAGACGTGTTTATTCAACTCTATGATCATATGGAGAATGTAGTGTGCAGTGCTGTTTTACTCTGCCTTACAAAGAGCAGGGTTCCTAATATCAAACCTGGACTTGATAATAGAAACACTGGTTTGTGTAATGAAGTACAACTCAATAGAACCACAAACTGTGTCAGTTTGTGAAGTGAGCACCCATCATGCTCTCATCTGCACCCTGTGtgacaggcacacagacacCACTGGTTATTGTATCAAGGTTATGCGCACAACAAGCAGTTGGATTGAATGTCAAATACCATTCTCTCTCtactctttatttttctcttcattctcCCTCTCACCTTGGCTCGGTTCCACAAGTTGCCTTAGAGCCTGCTAAAGATTTGTTAAATTGCAACTAGATTTGCAGCCGCGGCAATCATTTTACAGTGGCAAACAACCTCTTTGTTTAATCAAAAGtgttaaaatctaaaaaagCTTCCTCAAAAATCCAGTATCCGGCAAACTCTTTACAAACCTTTGTTTGTAATGTTACCTTTTTATTCTTTGTCTCATTGTATTCTCTCCCTATTCTTCCTTGACAcaatgttttctcttcctccaaaaTCTTAATCTGCTCATCCCCTGTCTTCTTTCTTGAAGCGGCCATGCAGAAGATGCTGTCGTACAGCTATGCTATGAACCTCCTTCAGGAAGCTAGTGACTGTCGAAGACGGAGCGTGGTCTCTGAGGCCAATAGaaggtcaaacacacaaacacaccagatcTGATATCTGATCTGAGCAGATGAATGGTAACATGTGGACCTAACAATTCAAACATGTTGTAAACTTCCTATGTGTttcatctttcctttttctttaacAGTATGGAGAATTCGGACAAGAGGTTCGATAAGATGCTGTCCCTCCAAGCTTTGGACAAATCTAAAGCCATTGCCCACATCTTGGAAGAGGTATGTGATgcctgacattttcctgaatCTAACTTGGTGTGAGTCAGAGTTGTGCCTGGTTTCTGCAACCAGGCCGAATGACCTGTAATGAACTACGCTtgttctctgcaggaggagatgcAGAAAGTTGCATTCCAGGCATTGCAGTTGCAGAAAGATGCTGTACACGGCTCCATCCGCAACCAGGTCTGTGTGAACGGGAGGAGACGGGTGGTGTCAGGGTCTGATCTGTCAAGCGTCAGACGAAGACTATTTAAACAACTTCAACATGCTCTCATAGTTTTCAAGACATCCCAATGTAGCTTTTGTTCAGACTATAAGCTTGATGTCTGGTTCTCCACTGTCCTCAGATCAAGCTCATAGAGGGTGAATTAATGCAACTGACTAAACTGGAAATTAAAAGACGCAACCTGGATGCTGAGAACCTGCAGGTGGGTTTCATCATCCCCTTTCTCTGTCTTCCCACATTTACCAGATTTTGTTCTCTTCCTTCCCTTgattactatatatataattttgGTTATTTCCATGTCATTGCTCCATGGCAACACTAATGTGCCTGCTGATGTTGAAGATATTAATGAGAAGTAAAGGGACGTTGCAAagataatataatttaaattgGGTGATAATAGTAAATATGCAAATGATAGGTTTcatttttagactttttaaCAACATTTACTAATGACTGTGTATTTTTACTCTACCTCACGGgttggtgtgtgttcatgggtGTGCAGGAGGTTCTGGTGGAGCAGCGCACAGCTCTCAGTGATAtgttgcagcagctgctgaagcagagggagcagagagagcaggaaCTGCGGCAGATTCTGGTGAGGAAACAGCCTCAGAGGTCACTAATGTAGACTACATATCAACTCAGCTCTAATTATATGGTGCAAAATCATACCAGAGGTTATCAAAGAGCACTTTTCGGAATAGGTCTAGATTGTATTCTTGACAGCATTATTTACAGGTACCTGACATTTTCTAGTGGGCAAGGACTTGGTGACAGTGGCGGGGGAACCTTCCCTTTTACCAGGGAGAAATCTTAAACAGAACCCGGCTCTTTGTCTGACTCGAGCGATTGTTTTGAGAGGGTCACTTTGCCTTTTATGATGATAGCTTCACTAACTAATCTCTTGTAGCATTTCCTCATGCTTTTCTCCATTGCATCATCAGTTGCTCACAAATTTCTATTTCTTAATTTTTACATGAATTTCATATTCACCTTTAGCCTGTGGCCATCTGAACTATAATGTTAATGATCCCATCTCCCCTGTTGTCGCTGCAATTCAGGGGGAGAATGGCTGAATGAGATCAGTAAACATTGTATGTTTTTtaggtggagctggagcagaagTGTGCGTCGAACCAGCAGAACTACTGGATGATCCAGTATCAGAGGCTGTTGGATGCCAAGCCCATGACACTGCGAATGCAGGTGCAGTACAGAGCAGAACACTACTGACACAAAGAGACATGGGAAGCATGAGCGTACTGTTGTAAATCTCTCATGTTGTTATAGGAAGCGGGCGTTGAGAAAGAGCTGGTGAACCTGTTGTGTAAACTGGCGGCTCAACATTACCTGCCCATCCTGGCTCATCATCGAGTGACGACTGAGGCCCTTCGCCACatgacctcctctgacctcaaGAAGGTCTGTGTGCAACATCATCAGTAACACATTTTCCAGCAGTACCCACTCTGACATCAGAGATATTCGACCACATAATAGTCATCAACTTGAAcgtatttaaaaacatgattaGTAACAGATCTCTCTCGTCAAGCACACTATATTCTCTAATGATGTGATGCTAGTGTCTGCTGCAACCAGGACAAGGTTAGAGACTAGCTAGGGAGCACAGTGGAGTATTGAGCTGCGaaaaaaactgatatttaaGTCAGGAGTTGATGTAGAGGAAAAACATAGATCGAATATACTTGGACTAGTAAtgttgctctgtgtctgctgATATGTTAATGTGTAgctgttttatatttgtatgtgttttataAATTCCACAGGTAGTCAGTGTTGGGTCCACAGTCACCCAAAAGATGAATTCTGATGAGGATTGTGCAGAATGATCAGTAGTGTATATTTATCTGTTTTCAGCTTGGCATTAATGAGTTAGGAATCCAGAAAGCTCTTCTGAACTGGGCCAAGGAACACCAACCAAAAGGTACTGTACACACATTCTACATCACTATAGATAACAAAACTATTGTTCATTTGGCAACAAAGCAAAGAATCAATCAGTGGCCACACTGGTCACAAAACAATCGTAAGAGCAAATAGTCATAGGATGAAATGAGACAACAGGAACATGAGCACAGAGTGTACTAACATTCATGTAGTTTGATGCTGCAGCTAAATTTTACAGAAGTGACTTTTTATTCCAATCTGTGCATCCAAGAAGTCGTCACAAATTTGTTTGTGTCCTGAAACAGGACATTTTTGTAACTCAAATATCCTTTGTCCAATCAGCCCCAAACTTCACACTAGTGATAAGAGGCCTGGTCTGAAGTTATCTACATTTCAAGATTCAGAAATAGTCATAGATAAAGATTTTATCAAATGACTGCAACATAACAAAAAGTTTAAAGTCAATGAAGGGGTTCTGAACACTTTGTGAATGGCAGACAAAGTCAATATCAAAAACATACATGTTAGGGGTTGGATTTTATTTAGATAATGTGTATCTACTTTGTTTACTCAGGTGTCATATATGGTCTGAAAAATTTTctgaaaagtttgaaaatgtGTGGAATTCTTTAATGGGAAATGCGCAGGAACTCTGTCTCTGTTCTGATGTAACAAAACCTGCACATGTCCTCAGTCTATGTACCAACAACACTGCACATCTATAATGGGTTCAAAACACTGCTGTTcttgaagggatagttcaccccaaaaaaaaacaattccctcatctactcaccactatgccaatcgAGGGTttgatgaagtgtttgagtccacaaaacacttttggagtttcaggggtaatcagcgttgcagccaaatccaattcaattgaagtaaatggagTCCAATACTGCAAACGCattaaaacaactgaaaaaaataaataaaatgtctccatactgctcctgtagtgtcatccaagtgtccaatAGCCCCGACATTCAATTTCGACTCAAAAcagtgtcatttacaccatgtttttagcctaaatgtcagcTGTTATCCGACATTTACTACACTTAGCACGCCCCTCCATCTGCAtaatggtgagtagataataagtgaATTATCATCTTcgggtgaaccatccctttaagtTTGCATTGGCTTTCTGTGTATTTTAGAACAAATCTAGAACTGTTAACCTCAGTCAGTACACTGATTATGTCCTCCTTCAGCAGGAGCATGTAAGGTGGTCCCTCAGGATGAGGCAGCAGAAGTCATCCCCAcagctccatctcctccctcccctccttcttTTCCCAATACATCGGCTGTCCAGACCCCAGGATCTCCTGTCACTCCGGCAGCATCCAGTCCCGTGGAGGGACCGGGGAGCTCAGAGTGTGTGGTCTGCATGGAGAAAGAGGTAAGAAAAAATGAATGcaatttattgtattatttggtGCAGTTTGGACACAAATATTAATAGAAATTGAATAAACAAGTGACCCGTGCTCTGTAGCGATCAGTGGGCCAGGGCAGTGTGCGTTCAGTCTGTGGGGTTAAAATGTCTTCTATGTCCTCAGATAAAAATAGCAGGGTTAGACAACTGGGTCAAACCAAggatagatttttattttattttaacatattcGACTGAGTCACCAAAACACAGCACaggtgctgatctctgtcatggcgacaacattcatagaatcacttcatatttggcaatttgtctttaaaataagaattataaattacattttgtttctGCAGTGCTCTCTATCTAACTGAATTAcagatcttttattttgaaaaaaaaagtcacacacatgaacagaaaaaaattgtttctatttctgaaaaacattgactataaaatcttcattgcacaTAAATCTGgtaagttttctaacttcactctaaACTGTCTATCAAAAGCTCTGCATACAACGTCAagtacacaaacaataaaaaatacattatatattgtAGACCTGAATGAGGGGGACTTACTTATACCAAAGCATAATTCTGAAGAAGAGCTGGAGCATTACCACAGGTCAATTAAACACAGCCTATTCcaatcattcatattttcacattcATAATCAAACAAGTACATCACTATTTTTAGAATTGCTTCTCTTTCACCACAGGTAACAGTTTTAAGTTTTGTCAAATCACCCAAATCAGTAACAACACAAATAGCAGTAGTTAGATACTCTGCCATCAAGAGCaggacaacaaaaacaaactgaccaTGATTCATGGAAGCAACCAACATTTAGTAATTTAATCCACTGTCCATTCTACAAAAAAGCTTTAGTTTTCCCTGCAAACCCAACTCTGTTCAATTCACTCCAGTGTGACCaacacataaaaaataaatctgctccCAGCGGCCTCATAAAACTCAAGTCAGCAAAAccaaaatgaaaagacaaaatctATGTTCAGTTATTATAGAGGAGACTGGTCACAGTATTTACAATGGACTGTCTGTTAAAAAGAAGCTGTCGGTCAGTCAAGTTTTGTTGCAGCATTGGTAAATCTGCTGAGGCTGAGTAGAGTTCTGTTAAGGCCGAGAACTCACAGATGAAACTGCATCCATTCTCTATTCTTAACACTTTTTTAAGGGATAAAAAAGATCGGGCCTTAAAATTCATTCGAAACTTCAGAAAAATGCTCTCACTTTGGAAAATCTTAGTAACAAAAGGAGTGGTAATTAAGtacaaatattaaatgttaGCAGCCATGCAAAGACTTTTGCATGCGACTGACTTGATTGTCTTCTCTCTCCAGTCTCAGGTCATCTTCCTGCCCTGTGGTCATGTTTGCTGTTGTCAGGTGTGCAGCGACGCTCTGCAGAACTGCCCTTTGTGTCGCAGCAACATATCGCAGCATGTACGACTCTACCACGGCTAGAACCAGCTGCGCCACTGCCCTTCACCGACGGCAACACCCTTTATTTATGCATGATCATGAAGCTGCTGTGGGCAAACCTCTTCCTATATAGAGAAGCTATTAGCTGGATTGTTAACAGCCAAGCAACGTTCCTGTTTTAATCCAAAACCTCTTTGTCATGTTTATTAAGAAACAAGTTTGAAAAGAATTCTTTCAtggtgttattttactggttatccaagcctgtttttctttttaaaacaggcttgtttcttttgtttgtatAATTTTTATCTCAACTGATATGTGCCTTTTtctaaaatgttattattttcaaacaATACTATTTGTTTCTGCAACCAAAGTAACATGTGTTGACTAAGGCAACTTAGACAGAATCTACTGATAGTTCGTCCAGGTCCCTCTGTACTGTATCCTAACTTATCTTGTGTTATTCGGTGGGAGTTATCAAAGCATATAATGATAACTTGACTGAAAATTCCTTTTCAAACGAAGCTTCTCCTCTTTTTGATCTATTCTTGACATCCACCACACTATGGATTGATCAAAGCACCCAAAACTATCTTCTTGGGTCCTATTAACACCGTTATTCACCATTATCTAATTACTAATACAATGTTTTACCGTATGACTGTGTGGTAATCAGAATCAAAGACACTTATAAATATCCAATATGTCCGTATTTTCAGCTAATTAAAAAGTAGCAGACAATAATAACTgaccataataataacaatgaggTAGTGAGTATGAAGAGGAAGCTGTATTTGCATTATAAGTGTCGGAAAAAGGGATGAAgaatgaagaagaaagaagttTAAGGTCACAGAAAATGGCTAAAATAAACATATCTTATATTTAAGtacaaatatataatgtatgtcTATATATGTGTGaatttactgtatatactgcC encodes:
- the lrsam1 gene encoding E3 ubiquitin-protein ligase LRSAM1 isoform X2, whose product is MPLFFRKKKPSDESQKRLEYQLCRSKEAGADDILDISACELSDVPSNAFSMCKVLQKKVFILHNNELKSLLPKGCDICSLATLKVLDLHENKITSLPEDIGKLASLQILNVEKNRLKVLPDSIGDLQLLQTLNLKGNFLSELPSTIGSMSSLRSLDLSDNNIVQLPKPLAYIRTLESFTLDAAKMTYPPASVCTEGTESIQRFLCTELGEEYCPPSQYLLPVLENDCAKQNCDQWDGLEEAWQNKFSDYEKRKDQKQQEKLAFERHFVERQDEHTQLVLMNTSRKENILNSVRQEQERMEYGVSQQQRTQEADRLLVLQKVRQAEDGISSRISNMLMDNQRQKKSTEFLQAMEEDRIRMEHLTAITQEEATSLRKREVAAAMQKMLSYSYAMNLLQEASDCRRRSVVSEANRSMENSDKRFDKMLSLQALDKSKAIAHILEEEEMQKVAFQALQLQKDAVHGSIRNQIKLIEGELMQLTKLEIKRRNLDAENLQEVLVEQRTALSDMLQQLLKQREQREQELRQILVELEQKCASNQQNYWMIQYQRLLDAKPMTLRMQEAGVEKELVNLLCKLAAQHYLPILAHHRVTTEALRHMTSSDLKKLGINELGIQKALLNWAKEHQPKGACKVVPQDEAAEVIPTAPSPPSPPSFPNTSAVQTPGSPVTPAASSPVEGPGSSECVVCMEKESQVIFLPCGHVCCCQVCSDALQNCPLCRSNISQHVRLYHG
- the lrsam1 gene encoding E3 ubiquitin-protein ligase LRSAM1 isoform X1, with the translated sequence MPLFFRKKKPSDESQKRLEYQLCRSKEAGADDILDISACELSDVPSNAFSMCKVLQKKVFILHNNELKSLLPKGCDICSLATLKVLDLHENKITSLPEDIGKLASLQILNVEKNRLKVLPDSIGDLQLLQTLNLKGNFLSELPSTIGSMSSLRSLDLSDNNIVQLPKPLAYIRTLESFTLDAAKMTYPPASVCTEGTESIQRFLCTELGEEYCPPSQYLLPVLENDCAKQNCDQWDGLEEAWQNKFSDYEKRKDQKQQEKLAFERHFVERQDEHTQLVLMNTSRKENILNSVRQEQERMEYGVSQQQRTQEADRLLVLQKVRQAEDGISSRISNMLMDNQRQKKSTEFLQAMEEDRIRMEHLTAITQEEATSLRKREVAAAMQKMLSYSYAMNLLQEASDCRRRSVVSEANRSMENSDKRFDKMLSLQALDKSKAIAHILEEEEMQKVAFQALQLQKDAVHGSIRNQIKLIEGELMQLTKLEIKRRNLDAENLQEVLVEQRTALSDMLQQLLKQREQREQELRQILVELEQKCASNQQNYWMIQYQRLLDAKPMTLRMQEAGVEKELVNLLCKLAAQHYLPILAHHRVTTEALRHMTSSDLKKLGINELGIQKALLNWAKEHQPKAGACKVVPQDEAAEVIPTAPSPPSPPSFPNTSAVQTPGSPVTPAASSPVEGPGSSECVVCMEKESQVIFLPCGHVCCCQVCSDALQNCPLCRSNISQHVRLYHG